Proteins encoded by one window of bacterium:
- a CDS encoding GNAT family N-acetyltransferase: MFNSLPIDVVDPLSCPGYEELLSATPEASFFHSSAWASVLRETYGFRPRYLATMQDGHFGLLMPLMHVRNAFTGNKGVGLPFTDECMPLLNESRHKEALMESLICLGRRLGWKSVEWRGGQGLLGGAVPALKYLGHWVDLAQGEERLLGSFRDSTRRNVKKAQREGVEARVEKSGQAMRVFYGLQCLIRKKHGLPPQPLGFFLKLWEHAVSRDKGFLVLAYHRGTVVSGAVFLHLGPRAIFKYGASAQAAEPLRANNLVMWEGMRECMRRGCSTLSLGRTHPGNTGLLQFKRGWASLEAPIDYYRYDLKTKAFTRLSSRETGWHSFILSRFPLPVLRLLGSVLYPYMA, from the coding sequence ATGTTCAATTCTCTTCCCATTGATGTCGTTGACCCTCTTTCATGCCCGGGATACGAGGAGCTACTGAGTGCCACTCCTGAGGCTTCCTTTTTCCATTCATCTGCCTGGGCTTCGGTTCTGAGGGAAACTTACGGCTTCAGACCCAGGTACCTGGCCACAATGCAAGATGGCCATTTTGGGCTTCTCATGCCCTTGATGCATGTGAGAAACGCATTTACAGGCAACAAGGGGGTGGGTCTTCCCTTTACAGATGAGTGCATGCCCCTTTTGAATGAATCCAGGCACAAGGAAGCCCTCATGGAAAGCTTGATCTGCCTTGGCCGCAGGCTGGGTTGGAAAAGCGTGGAATGGCGGGGCGGGCAGGGGCTCTTGGGGGGGGCTGTGCCAGCATTGAAGTACCTGGGACATTGGGTTGATCTGGCTCAAGGGGAAGAGAGGCTCTTGGGCTCTTTTCGGGATAGCACAAGGAGAAATGTTAAGAAGGCCCAAAGAGAGGGTGTTGAGGCCAGGGTGGAAAAAAGCGGCCAGGCCATGAGGGTCTTTTACGGTCTTCAATGTCTGATTAGGAAAAAACACGGCCTTCCCCCACAGCCTCTTGGCTTTTTTTTGAAGCTTTGGGAGCATGCTGTCTCAAGGGACAAGGGCTTTTTGGTCCTGGCCTATCACAGGGGGACAGTGGTCTCGGGGGCCGTGTTCCTTCACCTGGGCCCCAGGGCCATCTTCAAGTACGGGGCTTCGGCCCAGGCTGCAGAGCCCCTCAGGGCCAACAACCTGGTGATGTGGGAAGGCATGAGAGAGTGCATGCGAAGGGGCTGTTCCACTTTGTCTCTGGGAAGGACCCATCCTGGCAACACAGGCCTTCTTCAGTTCAAAAGAGGTTGGGCCTCTCTGGAAGCGCCCATAGACTATTACCGCTATGACCTCAAGACCAAAGCCTTTACCAGGCTTAGCTCCAGGGAGACCGGCTGGCACAGCTTTATCTTGTCTCGCTTCCCGCTTCCGGTTCTGAGGCTTCTGGGCTCCGTGCTTTATCCGTACATGGCATGA